TATATGATTATATTATTGGAAATAAAAATATGAATAATATGACAATTACATATATTAAATCATCCTGGTAAAATAATATTTTATATGTATCTTGAAAAGCATTTTAGTATCAATAATATGTGATTCTTGTAAATCATGTGACAATCACAACACTTTGTAAATAATATGATGATACATCCATATCAAACGTGATTTATACACCTGTAAATAATAAGTCTATTTAGTCAAGTAGTTTGAATTTGAATGATAAATCATATAATCAAATGAAGCAACCTACTTACTACTAAGAATGAATAAGTTATAAACTGCAGATGGGCTTATTACTCGTTAAGCCCGATGAGTTTACGCGAGTATATTCGAACGAAGCCCACGTGATTTTTGTAATTAAATCCCACGGTATCTTAAAACGAAACGGTGTGAGAGAGATTTAAACGAACGAACACAACCATTGGAAACTAGCGAGCCCATAACTACCGTGGCTCACAAGAAAACCATATATAGAGACTACTTCCACCAAGTTTCAAAACATAGTTTTCGAAAGGTTTTAGAAATGACCAATCCGGAGAAAATGAAAGTGGACGGTGATACTGAGAAAGAGAGGGAAGACTCCTCATCCGATGAGCAATGGAGCGATGAAGAATCCGCCATGAGAGAAATCGTTCTCGGCCTCCCTGCTCTATCCATCAGCAGCGCAACCTTCGGTGTTAGCATCGCCGACGATGAAGAGGAAGAGGCGCGTCTGAACGAGCAAGCGGTCGTTGCGGCGGAGTTGGTCATCGCCGCGGCGGAGGAAGCGGTTATGAAAGAGAAGAGCGATGGCAAGAAGAAGGTGAGGAGACAGAGGAAGACGATGAAGCTCAATAACGACGACGAAGCGGGTGGTTCGAGTAAAGGAGGAGAAGCGGCGAAGAAGCCGAGGAAGAAGACTTCAGAGTTCACTAATCTGCCGAGAGGGCCACCGGTTTGTAACGTCTGTGGACGAGCATTTCATTCGTGGAAGGCTGTGTTCGGACATCTGAGGTCTCACAAAGACAGGAGCTATCGCGGGTTTCTCCCGCCTCCTAGATTCGCTGCGCCGATTAGAGGCGTCATGATTCCAGGACCGAACTCTGCTTTTGTTCGTGTTGTTGCCCGAGGAGGGAGCTCCGGTGGTGGTGGTGGTGCTAGTGGTGGCGAAGGTGGGAGAGGTGTAGGGATTGTTATGGATGTGGATCGAGTGGAGGAAGAGAAGCAGGAAGTGACTGAATCTGGAAGCGTAGCGAAGTTTGATCTTAATAAGTCTCCACCGAAAGATGATGATGAGGAAGAGGAGAAAACCAAGTGAAGATGTTTGAAGTTGAACACATTATTTAGCTATTTGATTATTTTTCATACAACTTATTTAATTTAACTTCATCTCATTGTATTTTTTTTTTTCCTGCTTTGGACTAGGTTTGGGTTGTTTTTGTTGTTATTGCTTTTGTGTGCAACACTTTCTATTTATGGAAATTTACTTTCAGACAGGCTTTTGTCATACAAATGAAAACGAAAACAATTGGCGGACATGTACATCCGTACGTGTACAGCACGGAAACCTTTTTAGGGCAACTGGAATGTAAAATTGGATAATGATATAATGCGGTAAACTTAATTTTAACATGGTGATGTTGTAATTAACGTCAGTCTCAAAAATCTACTTATTAATTATTCTCTCAAAAATCTACCTATTAATTTTTCTCAAAAATCTACCTGTAAGTAGCAGTCAACCTCTTAAACA
This sequence is a window from Brassica oleracea var. oleracea cultivar TO1000 chromosome C1, BOL, whole genome shotgun sequence. Protein-coding genes within it:
- the LOC106300615 gene encoding zinc finger protein ZAT9, yielding MTNPEKMKVDGDTEKEREDSSSDEQWSDEESAMREIVLGLPALSISSATFGVSIADDEEEEARLNEQAVVAAELVIAAAEEAVMKEKSDGKKKVRRQRKTMKLNNDDEAGGSSKGGEAAKKPRKKTSEFTNLPRGPPVCNVCGRAFHSWKAVFGHLRSHKDRSYRGFLPPPRFAAPIRGVMIPGPNSAFVRVVARGGSSGGGGGASGGEGGRGVGIVMDVDRVEEEKQEVTESGSVAKFDLNKSPPKDDDEEEEKTK